In the genome of Diabrotica undecimpunctata isolate CICGRU chromosome 2, icDiaUnde3, whole genome shotgun sequence, the window GCGGGGTATGGAGTCTTCAAAGTTGAAGAGTTCGAAGAAATTGGAATGTTGCTTCCGCAATTGGAAGCCGCAGTCTACGATATAAGTCGATTTAACAGTATCGTGAAACTTGTTGGATTTTGCCCATTTAGGTCAGCTGTAACAGCGTTGGAAAATGTTAACGCTGTTTCCGAGGGTATTCTTCCCGAAGAGCTACAACAATATTTAGATGTAACCATTCCCAAGGGAAGCAAAAAAGACAAAGTTACTTTGGGCGTGAGTGACCCAAAACTATCTGCTGCCATTACTGAAGCTTTGGGTATTAATTGTAGCCATATTGGTGTAGTTCCAGAAGTTGTAAGAGGTGAGCTTTGAAAATTTATGTAGAGTATATTAAATATCTTCTAATCTGAAAAAGCTCTAACACTGTTTTTGATCTACACCTTTAATTCTTGGCTCCTTGTATCCTCACCTATATCTTTCATCATTTTGTTACTTTTCATAGGGTTTTTATTGTGTGGAATGATctatgttttctttttgtttacacatgtaTTTATGATATCTTACATATTATATTGAAGATTATTGAATTACTATTAAATATTAGCTCTAAATCATTCATAATTAGTCACTCtttatgtttattttagtttttcttgATCCTTTTTAATTGTTATTACTTTTAAAAGCTGAAAATGTTCCTCTAGCTTTTATCAATTGTTTTACGCTGGTTATATTGATATATTGCTTTTATTTTAGGTATACGTGCACACTTTCATCACTTAGTAAAAGGTTTTACTTTAAAAAGTTCAGGAGTTGCTCAGTTGGGTTTGGGACATTCATACTCACGTGCTAAAATAAAGTTTAATGTCCACAGAGTAGATAATATGATTATTCAATCTATTGCCCTATTGGATCAACTTGATAAGGATATTAACACCTTTTCCATGAGAATCAGGTAGGTggtttgtatatatttatgtaaTAAATATTCTGATGATTCTTGTATTTTTAGAGAATGGTATTCCTACCATTTCCCAGAGTTGGTGAAAATTGTTCCAGAAAACTACACATATGCAAGATTAGCCCAGTTTATTAAGAACAGGAAACTTCTTTCAGAAGAATCTCTGGAAGGCCTAGAAGAACTCACAATGGACTCTGGTAAAGCTCAAGCCATCTTAGATGCTTCAAGATCTAGTATGGGAATGGACATAAGTGACATAGATTTATTGAACATCGAAATGTTTGCTACTAGAGTTGTGTCTTTGTCAGACTATAGAAAACGGCTAGCAGAATATTTAAGGACCAAGATGTCGGATGTAGCTCCAAATCTTGCAACACTAATTGGAGATCAAGTTGGTGCTAGGTTGATTGCTCATGCTGGTTCCCTTACTAATCTTGCTAAGTATCCAGCTTCTACAGTTCAGATTTTGGGTGCTGAGAAGGCTTTATTTAGGGCACTGAAAACAAGAGGTAAGATCATGTTTTAAAACATACTGAATATAACTAAACTGAATAAGTGTCATAAGTATAATTGATTTAGTCAAATCAATCTGGTTAGGGATCTTCTTTGAGGTCTTAAGCCTGCTGCCTTTTTAGAGATAAAGATCTATGGAGATGGACCATACATAGTGTTGACCTCCCCTCAATGGAGGCCAAGATTGCAAAGCGAGAAAGATAGGTAGAAAAATACAACTGAAATACTAAACTATTTGCTTCTATTATGTATATTACTATGTTTTAAGAGTTAAAAtcctaaaatttttattattttcgatgTTTAGTCTGTTATACCTTGGGACATTCTTAAAGAAAGCCTTTCAGGAACATTAAGATTTTGTGTAGATTAATGTTAGGAAGGCTCTCTTCTCTTCTTTTCTATACTCCATCTACCTGGCTAGGGTTCCTTAAAGAGACACTATTTTGAAGGTGGGTATCTAGGGAGTTGATCCATTATAAAATCTATGTCCTTATATGTTGTTTTTAAAGTTTCATGTCATCTCTCTTCCCAATATGTTCATATACCTTATCCTTTACAGTTTTATTACTAATGAGTACTAATAATCCTACTAAACAACAATATCAACTAAGAAAGAAAGTTAGCGTAATTTTAACATAATTAAtcttatcattttttaattctgcttTTTCTTTTTAGGAAATACTCCCAAATATGGCTTGATCTTCCACTCCACATTCATAGGACGTGCTGGCACCAAAAACAAAGGTCGCATTTCAAGGTACCTCGCAAACAAATGCTCAATTGCATCTAGAATAGATTGCTTTTCAGAGCAGCCATCACAAGTGTTTGGAGAAAAACTTCGGCAGCAAGTTGAAGATAGACTAAAGTTCTATGAAAGCGGCGATATTCCCAAGAAAAACATCGAAGTAATGAAAGAAGCTATAGAAGAGTATGAGCAGCAAGTAGCACAAATGAagtcagagaagaagaagaaaaagaaaaagaggaaatCAGAAGCTGCAAATGAAACAGTTGAGGATGCAGAAGCTAATGGTGTTGACTCATCGGAacctaaaaagaagaaaaagaagaagtctaTTTCTTTGGATGATAGTCAAGCTTCAGAATTGAATGGAACTGTTGAGGGTGAAGAGAGtccaaagaagaaaaagaaaaagaagaaaaataaggaACAAGATGAGTAGGTTCTTATTATGTAGTTATTGATTTAGGTACTCTTTGTTACATCAAATCAGAGATCCAAGTCCTTTAGTATATAGGTATAATaggtattttaaaaaattttatgaaaaattatAAATGCTTGATTTGCTATAATCATTATGGAAGGGAGTATTGAATTGGTGTCATTGTATCCATTTTGatcttatattttcaatatattgttGTAGAGTGTTCTTCATGTACATAGACaatcatttgaatattttattagtttatctTTGCACATTTTCTCCTTTTCTAACGGCTGGAACCTCTCAGCAGAGTGACCtctacttatttttaatatattagttATGTTACAGAGAAGATGGTGTTGTAGAATATTGAGAAAAATCAATGGGGTTTATTATTAATTCTCTATTAAACTATTGCTTTCATGTTTATAGTAGTTCAAATTCTAGGAAACTAAAAATGCTATGATTAAACAGCAAAAATGTGTGATTTGAGCAATTTTTGATGTAATTAAGAATTTTGTGACTACCGTTTTGATGTTTCAAAGATTATCTACTTTAATGTGCTAATATTTTTATACTATGTAAGTTTATATACTATAAATAggataaataaataagaaaatgatTTTATGCATTTGTTGTAAAATAATATTCAATTTTGAATAATTTGTCAAATCAAAAACATACTTAAATGTTTTGTTAGGTTATTTTATGTTTGgattaaaataaaaacctttttttaaagtttatCGTTTTTCTGCAGTAATTTGTGGTGTGGTATTACCAATGCAGTAAGTATTTAGTAGTGACAGTAAAAGCAAATATGAAGGAGAAACAAAATCCACATAATTATAGGTAAAAGTATGGTAAAAGAAAACGCAAAAATTGATCACCTTGAATGTGACAATTACTGAGGGATAACCGCCTTGATTACAATATATAACAATCATATAACATAATCCATACACATTGAGCCCATAATTTGAAGAAATTCTGGCTGAAAAGTGGATTCAGACATGTCAACAGTAGACCAGATTGCCTCGAGTCCTTCCAAATTTCAAAGCAGCATATGATAAAATAATATGAAGCAATGCAATACTTCAGAATTCCTGTTAAGCTGATAAAGTTGGTAAAGATAACAATGTCAAAAGTCATATATAAGAGTAAAAATCCCAAATATCTATTCTGAATAATTCAGAACTAAACTACCAAGGAAAACAGAAAAGGAGGCTTATGGCCCAGTCTGTTTTTTGGTTCTATCATGGAATGTTTCCCCTTTTATTTGTTTAAAGCCTGTTTGGAGTAGGCCAGGAAAATCTGTTTCGGAAAAAAATTTGATGGCTGACAAATCATAAAAATTCCAGGACCTTTTCTTACAAAATAACTTTCTAAAACAATAAAGAAACTAATGGACCTTCGCATAAGAAAAGTTTATGTGAGAAAACTGCTACACTAAAGTCACTTTGTTAGCAAACAGTTTACCCATTCCTATCTGGTTGTACCAGATGGTTCTGGTGGAAATTCAACCAAAAAAGTTTATCCATCCTTCTTCCCACTATACCTACATCCTCAGGAGACAACCTGCACCTAACTAAAAACCAGTAATCCAAAGTGTGAGATACTGTGCAGAAGAATGCACAACCATACAAGTGGTCTCGAACGGTTCCCTCCGGATACCAGGCGACCTCCGGTTGTAAGAACCCTTACTTACTTAAGCTAGTGGACATCTATTTCCCAGCTACTCATGGGAACCTTATGGAACcaatagtaaaaaataaaaaaaatggatgtTCAAGTATCACAATAAACTAGAGGTCGAAAGAAGGAGACTAAGTGGCGCGGCTCGGAAGCAGTTACATTGACGTCTGAAATCAGGAATACCCTATGAGAAAGCTCTAAAAAAGGTACTACAAATAAAACCTCCGAAAAAGAAAGATTGGTATAAGCCCTCTTTTACCAAAACTTTTAGGAAAAAATCAGGTCAGAGACAAGCACCCCTAAGAGTGCGCAAAAGAAACGATCGCGAACCGAGCAGATGTATTACAAAGCTGCAACTAGCGGAATGAAGGTGGGAATAGTCCACCCTGAGTACCCAGCACAGTTAATTAATAGACAATGATAATATTGCGGGAGCTGCAGAAAGCTGTCGAGGATCTATCCGAAGtctaattttattatatatacactcgcgatcataaaatccgggtcaccttgaaaatttcaagtttctggaatatttgtcatcaatgtttgttttgaaagaaaaaaaaacggttatttattgtttttattgaaaaagcagaaaacaaacctaattgttgataaaacaggcatacgaaaaaaatggaaaatacagaacgtggtaaaatgtcagtgaaatttcaatgactaatatcgtgtattgcctccacttgctctaatgacctcttgcagacgacggggcattcTCTCAATTtatctccggattacatgttgtggtgtagtatgttattccactctctcactaacagatccttaagctcatGTCctttgttaggaggagatgttaggggttgaatacgttttttcaaatcgtcccagatatgttagatgggattcaggtccggtgacctagctggccagggtaacctcgtaattccaacctcgtccaagtattgcatactgatcgtggcaacgtgcgttcgcgcgttgttctgcataaaaacgaagttttctccaagccttgccatggtatgcataacatgttcttccagaatctccgtaatgtcccttcgtgcagttaagggccctttttcgatgaagggtaattctgtgcggaagtcggaagatacacctccccaagccattaccgagcctccaccaaatggcattcttggagcaatgcaagcttgtgaaaatcattcaccggttctcctccaaactcttacccgtccatcggatccagttaggcagaaacgggattcatctgagaataactctttgctccaatcgttaattcatCAATGCGCGTATtatcgagcaaaagctagtcgtgcaactcgatgcgccaggcgaagtggcggtcctgtagccattactcgagaagatagtccaaaagaacgaaatcttctcctgactgttggaacgctaacattgcgatttcgtacttcctgtaaaCGATTTCGATGCAtcatcgcagttgaggtccggtttcgtaaagcctgaaacacaagaaaacggtcatctcgtaccgtggtcattcttcttcgtccagagccaggtcgtctggatggcaaacccttctcctgaaagcgttgaagcactcgttgaaccgtagaaaggcttacgccaacagttcttgcgacttgccgttgagtgtgaccgtctttcacaagcgcaacaatttgttcagtttcaacaacagtcaagggtatttttggcaaaaaataaacaataataaacactaatggtggcaataataaacgtttgttcgttgcatTTGAAcggaaagtcgaagcacaaatgagacatttaaaacaagcggcagttacaggtacggCTCATattgggaagtgtgcgctttcccgcgaaatcggcactattgaaattttttgttgcaaaggaaaccgctaagccgacaacaattcccagaaatatgcattagtttgtatttgtgttattattatttacgataaagctcgttaaaaatgaaatatcggtgattttcaaggtgacccggattttatgatcgcgagtgtatattgaAATTTTCGCGGAAAAACGGTATTAAAGAAAAAGTCTCTGAAATACATCAGACCACAAGACCGACTAGTAGTACCCCGCCTACCTACACACAgacaggaccaatcacaagaagccTTGCGGCTATAAAAAGTAAATGCAGCGACCAGGAGAGTCAGTTAACTTCAAGCATCAGCGAGAAgcgctactacctgacttgacaatgacAAGTGCGACCTttccgaaacgtcgtcaaaataatggtatatcttcggatgttgcgtgctctatttcaattgttgacTTTGGtaccaatatagttctgagataattcgtaAGTCTTCTTCGTAAAtttcagttgttctcagaatttcgttCATCTTTTGATGATTAACGCAGTCAAACGCTTTTCGatcatcaataaaacatgcatatacatcaaAAATATGCGTGAGATAATTAGGTATGACTGAGTCAAAATGGACAGTGGTAAGAGCACATGGACGGTGACTAGTACAACTGAGTAGAAATCTGGCGCGCTGGGAGGAATCATGTCCAATATCGGTGGACCCCAATCCGAGAGGCGGGTTTATCATGCTGTGGTGCTATGGACTGTCCTTTACGCGGTACCGATCTGGGGTAGAGCGGTCCTAACAAAATCGGACAGAAGACACCTCACCTGACACCCGACAGTTAGGATGAGTATCTTGAGAGTAGCACCTGTATATGGGGGCAATGAGAGGAAGATCGATTATAATGTGGCAGAAGGAATGGGACACGATGAGGGGTAATGCAGAGGATAAATGTAAATAAAGGATGCtgcagaaatggatgtatttggGATTATACAGGCTATGTGTAACGATGTGCATCGTCGCCGACTTACCTGCGCCCTGTACCTACGCACTCCCACCACCATCAATGAGCGCTGGAAATGGAAGACCGGCAACTGTATAAAACAACGTACGCCGCAAGGGAGAATCCAGTTCCGCCAGAGTACTGATCTGGTGGAAACTCCACTGGGTCTTTGGGTATTGACCAAAGACCAACCATCCTGGAAATTCCGCCAGAGTACTGATCTAGTAGGAACTCCACGGGGACTGGGTAATGAGTAAAGGCCAACCGTCCTGGTAGTTCTATCAGAGTATTGATCTGGGAACAACTCCAGTGACATCTGATATCTAGTATGTAACTATACATTCATTAAGCacgaagatgctgtgtagtgccTTTTGGCAGTtgtcttgtttgttttttctatcttaatataattGTTATCCCCTCCCCTCTCATTTACTGCACCACCTACTCCATTTTTCCGTCATTGTACTATTTACCCTCTCCCCTTTCCAGCAAGACCTCATATGTCACAATCTGTCGAGCCATTCTCGAGTTGTGCTACTTTGCGCCCAATTTCTGTAGCAGTGACTGTCGCAAAAATTTGTTGTATGATGAATACTTCTTCCCCATCCAAAAAGTGCACAACGTCGCTAAAGAAGTTTTCACTTCAATAAAATATGTAAGATTTGATTGACATAATTTATGTTTAATtcttattacaaaaaatttaaagaaatatgcagcatatatacaaaaaattatatagtgatgatacattttttctttttgattAATAAATTACAATATATGCCAAAGCAAAAGATACCAAAACCAAGGCTCAAATTAAACCTAGACATTCAAAAGTTACACATTCTAGTGAATATGAAAAACCTTATGGGATCTCTAAACAGATTTATAAAGCAAATCTACAAATTGTGTTTTTGTGTCACAAATATAAAACATATTTAGATAATTATAAGATAAAACACAAATGATTTACTGAAAATTGTCCAGTTATTTGAATGACACAAGCTCAGACTTCTTGAAGAACATATATGATGcttgaaattttaaaagaaattatattGTATTGACTTTTTGATATAACCATTTTTATTCGTACCATCCAAAAGCTTCTTGTGTCCAGGATACTTTACATTGACATATACTGTATTTTACATTGTACATTAGTTTGTTTGAATACTGTATAACAGCATTATTAAACATttcctttatttaaaattttctaagatGGGTGGAGCATGTTTATTCAATTGAATTAAAATaagagtttttatttaaaatattataacacTATAATCTATGTTAAATAAGTTTCAGGATCATTCACCACCCTCTGGCTGAAAATTGTCATTCTGTACAACTCCAGGTTGATAATATCCTGAATGAAAGGATGTTTGCTGATCAGATTCTACATTGTTAAAAGAATAATTTCCATTTTCCTCTGTGTGTGGATCTTCGGGTGCTCTGTGATTTTCATCTGGTAATGCAATATTACTTAATTCTGTACTTGCTACTTCAGTCTCAACTTGTCCATCAGATTCTTCTTTGTTGATAGCTGGAGAGTTACTTACTGGTATATCGTCAACGTGGCCATTATGGTCACTATCTTGGTGTTCTTCAGGTGGATCTTGTTCAGGCTGATTTTCATGATCGTCCATCTCATGTTCCTGATCTTGTTCCATCTGATCtaagtcttctttttcttcttttttgcctCCAAACTTATCGAAACCTTTCTTCATTTTTAGTTCCATTTGTTCCAGTTCTTCAGCtacttgtttctttttcttctcaatcgtttctaaaaaaatatatagaatttaataaacttacaaaaaagaataaaatctaTTTCAGCTAGCTTAAGGTACTGCATTTAGTATAAAACCTGTACATTTGGTATAAAATATAAACCATTTAGTATATACTTCagtcacagaataaataacaatcagaatgcctactctcagatgccgcctttgaagtttgtcagcatgTGAACGGCATGTTTTAGAcagaaacatagactcgaattgagaaatttgtgacaagctacgacagaattgtaatttaaatttttagagattaataatttagtacatttgaaataatttaatctattcttcaactaaaagtacgaataaaatagtgcataattatgtctgtagttgccgtaaataaattaaaccaggttaatttgtctatgcacaccagataaaatgtcactgaacagcactggttccgactaaaacatggctgattccgtctgcgtgAATGAGATgtgcgtacttattttttcaagcagagtgggcattctgattgtttactATTCTGTGCTTCAGTATTCAGAGAAGAATATGTCACTGAACTCTAAAAATCctaagaacaagctgaattttgctgaaaatgtgaATTGTGGGACcccaaagaagtaaaaaatttgCTACTCATACCTTTGGGCTTCCCACTAAAACTTTCCTCATAAGGGGAGAGGTGGAAATCagcaatttaccaagaatctgtaagtggtagaaaaaaatatttcaaacagtAAATGTAACTGAaatcattttgaacaaaaatgtttatttgcaCTTTTCCTGTAGAATAAACTGTTCTGTTGGAAACAACCCTTGAAGCAAAACCAGCAAAATGTTTTATGTGCGGAAAAAAATTTGTATAATTAAGTCTATGGTAataattcaatatcttttgatcagagtgtcctattgacaaaaatcaaaatgcattttaaaggtgaagagtacaGCTTTCGTATGAAATTTTTGACTTTTGTCACAACTTAAGTCAGTATCTAAAAAGgcgttaaaaaaataaatgttgcatgatttttaccattttttatgattttcatgagatcaataaaatttatcacaaaagtgctaatgaacatttttatttaaaattatctcagctacattttttgtttgaaacttttttttctatagtgtacagattcttggtaaatcaatgttcttgctttccCCCTACGAGGAGGGGAAAGCCCAGGGGTAGGAGAGGCAAAGATTATGCATCTTTTTTAGGTCCCAAAATTGACGTTCTCAGTCATTTTACTCTTAGAATGAAACTCTTTAAATAATACTAATATTTTGGAATTTCACACTGGCTCTTGTCATAAATTTAACAATATCTAAGGTAACACGAAATATAATACATAGATAGAAGCAGTGGACAGAGTAatagtattgttttatatataaaatcattGAAGGTTTGGGTGGGGCTATTACAGATAAATGTAACATTAGAGTTCAACAATTAGCTAAAATTTGTGTAAAAAATGATTAATACAAGAGCCTAAATAATAGGCCAGATACAGTTAAGGATTAAGATCAGATTAATATGCATATAATTGAAAACTGACTAATATGTTCAACAGATTTGAGTCATAATATTGTATAAGGGagtaaaccacaattgattgtaatcagttcaatatttaacttaacatcctacaagaaaacagtttcaaaatCTTAAGTAGTAGTTGGTGAATAAATCTATTGggatttttagaaaaataaaaataattcctgTACTATACAATCATATTTACGAATGTGTATGTAGATTATGCTTCCTGGTTGCCAGCTATTAGATATTGTTTAAATGTTTTCTCAAACTACTAACCTTCAACTTTTTTAGAACTATCTTCAAGCATTTTCTTAGTACGCTCTGACATTTTTCGAGGTAAATAGTAAATATGAGGTTTGGCTTTGGTTTTGATAAAGTTCATGCTTGGTTTCTGATTCTGTTCCCAAATAGTATATTCTTTTGTCCTCAACAttttcatttctattaatttaatttcagCTTGTTTCTT includes:
- the LOC140434160 gene encoding pinin-like — its product is MGTEILSFGNLQHELEEAKNSLKGVDESIKRLIGRDPSQLPPRNVMKRLGDDKSRAGNKTPVKSRMFTENEEPPAKRRNAISVFNRLSDKVPDDDSSTNKQRGLISKVIVTPKKVPSREQALEAQNKDEKFKARNKRMFGALLGTLQKFQQEETKLKQREQKRAEVEKKIEEHEIKEKEEVRKERQELFLNRKKKQAEIKLIEMKMLRTKEYTIWEQNQKPSMNFIKTKAKPHIYYLPRKMSERTKKMLEDSSKKVEETIEKKKKQVAEELEQMELKMKKGFDKFGGKKEEKEDLDQMEQDQEHEMDDHENQPEQDPPEEHQDSDHNGHVDDIPVSNSPAINKEESDGQVETEVASTELSNIALPDENHRAPEDPHTEENGNYSFNNVESDQQTSFHSGYYQPGVVQNDNFQPEGGE
- the Nop56 gene encoding nucleolar protein 56, with the protein product MPKLYVLFEHAAGYGVFKVEEFEEIGMLLPQLEAAVYDISRFNSIVKLVGFCPFRSAVTALENVNAVSEGILPEELQQYLDVTIPKGSKKDKVTLGVSDPKLSAAITEALGINCSHIGVVPEVVRGIRAHFHHLVKGFTLKSSGVAQLGLGHSYSRAKIKFNVHRVDNMIIQSIALLDQLDKDINTFSMRIREWYSYHFPELVKIVPENYTYARLAQFIKNRKLLSEESLEGLEELTMDSGKAQAILDASRSSMGMDISDIDLLNIEMFATRVVSLSDYRKRLAEYLRTKMSDVAPNLATLIGDQVGARLIAHAGSLTNLAKYPASTVQILGAEKALFRALKTRGNTPKYGLIFHSTFIGRAGTKNKGRISRYLANKCSIASRIDCFSEQPSQVFGEKLRQQVEDRLKFYESGDIPKKNIEVMKEAIEEYEQQVAQMKSEKKKKKKKRKSEAANETVEDAEANGVDSSEPKKKKKKKSISLDDSQASELNGTVEGEESPKKKKKKKKNKEQDE